The genomic window TTTATGGACAGAATTAAGTGCGATCGCTAGAGAATCAAAAGGGTTATTTCCAGGACGAAAATAAGCAATCTTGAAATTACTTTCTTCTCTCAAACGAGGGACTAAACCCGCCAATACTACTGAAGATTTACCCACACCAGAAGCACCAATAATTGCCACTAAAGGTTGAGTTTTTACGGCTGCAACTAATTGAATACTAACAGGATCTCTACCAAAGAAAAATTGAGCATCTTCAGATCTAAAAGCTGATAAACCTTGATAGGGACAAATATCAGTCGGACGACGACCTAAATCTTGCCAAAGTGGTGGTATTTCAGCCGGATTTTGCACCAGTACGGGTAGCCAACTAGCACAAGGGAAATCGAATTCTAAAGTTTGCAGATATTTTCTAGTTATCCGCAACGAATCATATAAAGACTTTCCATGAGTAAATTCCTGCAAAAAATGCCTGAGAAATTCGGGTGCTAGTTTGTCGGGAATTGGTTCCCGCATCACAATTATTTGTGGTAAATATAATTGTTGTCCTTCGGCTAACTGTTGAGCCAAACCTAACCCATCGCAAGAGTTGAAAATTGCTAATTTTAAGCCACCACGAATAGCTGTTTTCAAACTATCTTTTAGATCGGCAATCTTTAATCTTTCATTAGCATTAAGCTGGAATTCTCCACCTTTTCCATCTGGATAAGTCATGCTATGTCCAGCAAAAAACAAAATATCCCAACCTGTTTCTAATAATTCTTGATTTAAGTTTGATTGAGTAGGTAATTCAATTATTTTAACATCGGTATCTCTCGGCAGAATATTTAATATTTCCTGTCCAGAATTACTATCTATATCATTGCCAAAAACTGCTAATATTCTGACCTTATTTTTGAGAGTTGGTTTGGTTGGTGGCTGAGAAATCCGTTCAAACTCAGGAGAAGTCAAAGTAACTTCCGATTGTGGGAAAGTTTCTTCTAAAAACTGCCACCGATTCCAAGGTAATCTTCGCAGTTGAATGTTATCTGTTTTGATTAATACTCTAAATTCTCGATCTACTTGCAAGTGTTCCCAAAACAGTTGTTTAATCGGTTCAAAACTTTGATGGTTTAGCCAATCATTTAATGCTGTTTCTAAAGTCTTAGCTGCTTGACGACAATCATCGAAAGCCGCATCTACATCCTGACGATCGCCAAGGTTATTGCTGATTAAATTCCCAGAACTTTTGATTAAAAAAGAAAAACAGGAAGAGAGAGAAATATATTTTTGATGCCATTCTCCATAGCATTTACTAATTTCATCGTTGGCGATTAAGTTGCCTTTAGCACCAGCTAAAGGGGTAATTTGTCCCGATTGAAAAATTTCTGCTGTAACGGTACAACTACGCTGAAATTCACCCTGAATCGTTAAAACAATTAATGTCATCTGATGTTGAAAGTTGATGAATTATCGACTCGATTGAGGAATATATTTAACCAATGATAAACTTTTCGATAACGCTAGTATCTTCTAAAGCAACCTTAATCGCAAACTCTTCTCCTAAATTGCCTTCAAACTCGTATTGAATTAATTTGTCTTGCGATCTAGCTATAATTTCTTGGAAAACTTCTCCATTCTCATCTAGAATAATTAGTTGTAGATGGGGTGGTAAATAAGTGGAATTATCGTCAGGATAAATCTGAGCTAAAATCCCGATCTCTGCTTCACTAATTTGGGAAATTTTGACAATTAAAACAATTTTTTGATTGCCCGAATTTATGAGTATATCTATTATTTTTCCTCTTTTAACTTCAATCGGTCTAAAACCTAGTAGTAATTGAGGATTAATTAGTTCTTCTGGTGGTTTCCAACCAGCTTCAAATACTCCCTGTAACCATTGCTGCAAATTTACTGGTTTGGAAGTAGATTTGATTGGGGATGTCTCTACTCGCTTTTGGTACAATATGCGTCGCAAATTTTCATTAGCTAATAAGGCTCCCCACTCAGAAAAAGGTACTAATCTTCTGGGAAAAATAGTTTGAGGATTGCCTAAATATTCTAACAGTTGATTGGCTCGATCTAAGGGTAAAGCTGGTAAAGATATAACTTCACTGCGGGTGGGTTCATCAAGGCAAAGTTGACGCACTACCGAGAGAACATTTAAGTCAGAAATTAACTCTTGTCTATCTAAATAATAACTGCGATCGCGATCGCTATAATTTCCTTTTTCTTTCAAATGTTTGTGAGTCGTATATCCCCAAATTCTTACCATCCGATCTGATTCATCTACTTGCACTGCTAGATAGTAATCGGCTATCAAATTGGGTATGTCTATCCATTCTCTTTCTACTCGTAATTCTTCAGTATCAATTGCTGAACTGGGAATTAAGATGAGACGGCTAGTACCTAAAATAATTGGCGTTCCATTTACTACTTCCCAAAACTGATTCAGAGTAACTTCATCTGTCTGCAAATGAACTTCGTTGGGGTACATTTCTTGCAGCCAGGGGAGAAATGTTTTTAAACAAAGTAGATTTAAATATGCTCTCCGGCGACTGCTAGAAAAATGTTGGCTTTGTTCCTCAGCTTGCTGGAGAATTTCTGGTGAAATTTCCAAACATAAATCTGTTGGTTTAGTTAATTGTATATTCACAGGTTGCTTCTCCTATCATGGCAAAATATTGATATAGCCAGTCTTCAATTAAGTAGTTTATATCGTTAATTATGTGAGAATCCATAGAAATATGCAAGGTACTTTTTGCCCATTCAGATAAAGATTTCAGCATATTTTCTTTCACTGATTTCAACCGCCGACTAACAGTATATTGTTCGATCTCCAAAAGCTCGCCAATTTCGGTTTGATTCAAACTTTGTTGATAAAATAAACGTAAGATTTTGAGGATTTCTTGGGCAGTTTTAGTCGTCTTTTTTGCGGGAATTTGTCGAGCTTCTTGGGCAATTTGCTGGAGAACATTAATTAAAACTATATTAATCTGTTCTGTTGTATCTCGATTAAGGATTTGTTCGATCGCTTCTTCATCGTTACTAACTAATAAATCTTGTAATTCTCTAGAATCATCGGCAGAAATAACTTGGTTTATAGAAGTAATTGGAGGAGCCAGAGATTGACGAATAGCATGAGCCGCAGATTGCATCCATTGAGCGCTCGCAGTAGCATTAACTTCAGGATAAGTAGGCTGACGCAGTTGATTATAAAGCTGTGAGATTTGTTGCCAAACCTCCTTATTGGGGGCTGAAAGTTGTTTCTTGATTTTGGTTTGGTCGATCGCATAAATTTCTTTGAAGCAATCCCAGGCTAACAGATAGCTATCAAGTGGAACTGCTAAGTCACCAGAAGTTTGTAAAGAATTCCTGAACGCAGTTTCGCTGGTATTGATTAATAAACTCCAGTCGCTATGTCCCACCGATTTATTAGCACAACGCATTTTATCGGTGATGGCATTGCTGAAGATTGTTTTGGCGTAGTTTCTAATACTAAATATGTTGAGGTTTACTTTGGGCAAGAACCGATCTACATTAGATATTGCAATCTGAAAATAGTCTTCCGTTTTGTAGTCAGGAAACTTAATTTGGTATAAGTACCAAAATTTTTCTGCTGCTTGATAACATGGTTCTTGTAAATAAGCATAAATATGATCTTTAGCCAGATTAGAAGACTGATTTAGCCAAAATTTATACCAGTAAATCGCCCAGAATTCAGGCGAATTGTTGGCTGGGGTGTATTGTTCCCAAGATTTTTCCATACTGCGACGCAATTTGACACTAGATATCCAATTCAGAAAACGTCCATTGGCATTAAATTTGACAAACGTCGCTGACGGGGTGACAGAAGGGCGATCGCTTCTGAACCCCAACTAGATGTTAGTCTTGTCAGATTCGATCTTTTAGACTACTCCAACCACGATCCTACTGCGTAGAAAGAAACGCATAAACCAAGTTCTAGTAACGTTAAGATATTTAGTGACAAAGGCAAATCGCTCTTCAACAATTGGCATAGTAGATGAGCAATGCCACGGCGATCGAATACTTGGACATTGAGAAATGAAGCAATTAATTTACAGACTTTCTTTAACTACACTTTTAGGAATAACATCTATAGTTAGCTTACCTGAAACTGCTTCTGCACAGACAAACCGCAAATGTGCCGCCGCTATTTCTAGGGCTAAAGCTAAAATTAAAGCTGTTAGAAATGTCAGAAATGTGAGCATACAAAAAAATGATATTAGTAGTGGTTACACTGATTTTCCTGCGGGTCGTCCACTAGAATATTCATTTTTTATAGCTGGTGAAGGATGGAACAATATCTTAAGTTCATTTAAGTTGTTAACAGCGATTAGCCAAAATATGATTAATAATTGTCAGTCAGTCAGCTTAGTAACTTTTGGCCCCGACGTTAATACGGACGCTCCTATTTTTGACTCATTTGGGCTGATGCCTAATGGCAAAGTTAAACTATTCGAGTGTACTTCACGGGAAGACGTAGGATGGGGATATATATTTAATCCTGCGTGTTAGTATCGCTAATTTAACCTCGCTGACTAACTAATTGAACCCGCGCAGGCGGGTTTTGGTTGTATAGCTGCGGTTTCAACCGCCTTATCACTACTCAATCGTGGAATAATTGCACCGCTAAACGTATGACTAGCTACATTTCTCAAGAATTTAAAGCCAGAATTAGAACAGAGGCGAGAGAACAAAGGATTATAGAACTATTATA from Merismopedia glauca CCAP 1448/3 includes these protein-coding regions:
- a CDS encoding DUF1822 family protein; translation: MNIQLTKPTDLCLEISPEILQQAEEQSQHFSSSRRRAYLNLLCLKTFLPWLQEMYPNEVHLQTDEVTLNQFWEVVNGTPIILGTSRLILIPSSAIDTEELRVEREWIDIPNLIADYYLAVQVDESDRMVRIWGYTTHKHLKEKGNYSDRDRSYYLDRQELISDLNVLSVVRQLCLDEPTRSEVISLPALPLDRANQLLEYLGNPQTIFPRRLVPFSEWGALLANENLRRILYQKRVETSPIKSTSKPVNLQQWLQGVFEAGWKPPEELINPQLLLGFRPIEVKRGKIIDILINSGNQKIVLIVKISQISEAEIGILAQIYPDDNSTYLPPHLQLIILDENGEVFQEIIARSQDKLIQYEFEGNLGEEFAIKVALEDTSVIEKFIIG
- a CDS encoding nSTAND1 domain-containing NTPase; this encodes MTLIVLTIQGEFQRSCTVTAEIFQSGQITPLAGAKGNLIANDEISKCYGEWHQKYISLSSCFSFLIKSSGNLISNNLGDRQDVDAAFDDCRQAAKTLETALNDWLNHQSFEPIKQLFWEHLQVDREFRVLIKTDNIQLRRLPWNRWQFLEETFPQSEVTLTSPEFERISQPPTKPTLKNKVRILAVFGNDIDSNSGQEILNILPRDTDVKIIELPTQSNLNQELLETGWDILFFAGHSMTYPDGKGGEFQLNANERLKIADLKDSLKTAIRGGLKLAIFNSCDGLGLAQQLAEGQQLYLPQIIVMREPIPDKLAPEFLRHFLQEFTHGKSLYDSLRITRKYLQTLEFDFPCASWLPVLVQNPAEIPPLWQDLGRRPTDICPYQGLSAFRSEDAQFFFGRDPVSIQLVAAVKTQPLVAIIGASGVGKSSVVLAGLVPRLREESNFKIAYFRPGNNPFDSLAIALNSVHK
- a CDS encoding sigma-70 family RNA polymerase sigma factor; this translates as MEKSWEQYTPANNSPEFWAIYWYKFWLNQSSNLAKDHIYAYLQEPCYQAAEKFWYLYQIKFPDYKTEDYFQIAISNVDRFLPKVNLNIFSIRNYAKTIFSNAITDKMRCANKSVGHSDWSLLINTSETAFRNSLQTSGDLAVPLDSYLLAWDCFKEIYAIDQTKIKKQLSAPNKEVWQQISQLYNQLRQPTYPEVNATASAQWMQSAAHAIRQSLAPPITSINQVISADDSRELQDLLVSNDEEAIEQILNRDTTEQINIVLINVLQQIAQEARQIPAKKTTKTAQEILKILRLFYQQSLNQTEIGELLEIEQYTVSRRLKSVKENMLKSLSEWAKSTLHISMDSHIINDINYLIEDWLYQYFAMIGEATCEYTIN